A portion of the Jaculus jaculus isolate mJacJac1 chromosome 5, mJacJac1.mat.Y.cur, whole genome shotgun sequence genome contains these proteins:
- the Vwa1 gene encoding von Willebrand factor A domain-containing protein 1, translating into MRSWTALGLALSLQLALTRSSAENGPPASAPQGDLLFLLDSSASVSHYEFSRVREFVGQLVAPLPMGPEALRASLVHVGSQPHMEFLFNQHSSGQAVQDAILAAAQRMGDTNTGLALAYVKEQLFAEAAGARPGVPKVLVWVTDGGSSDPVGPPMQELKDLGVTVFIINTGRGNLLELSAAASAPAEKHLHFVDVDDLHIITPELRGSILDAMQPQQLHTSEIMPTGFRLAWPPLLTSDSGYYVLEVVPSGQPGAVRRQQLPGNATGWTWTGLNPDTDYDVALLPESNVRLLSPQHVRVRTLPEEVGPERIVISHARPRSLRVSWAPALGPAAALGYHVQLGPLQGGAVQRVEVPADSNSTTLQGLTPDTAYLVTVTAAFRSGRERALSAKACTPAAGRSRALSKPFARAPGQ; encoded by the exons ATGCGGTCCTGGACGGCCCTGGGCCTGGCCCTGAGTCTGCAGCTGGCGCTGACGCGAAGCAGCGCCGAGAACG GTCCCCCAGCATCAGCCCCCCAGGGGGACCTGCTGTTCCTGCTGGACAGTTCAGCCAGTGTGTCACACTACGAGTTCTCCCGTGTCCGGGAGTTTGTGGGGCAGCTAGTGGCTCCACTGCCCATGGGCCCCGAGGCCCTTCGTGCCAGCCTGGTGCATGTGGGCAGCCAGCCACACATGGAGTTCCTCTTCAACCAGCACAGTTCTGGGCAGGCTGTCCAGGATGCCATACTTGCTGCTGCCCAGCGTATGGGCGACACCAATACAGGCCTGGCACTGGCTTATGTCAAGGAGCAGCTATTTGCTGAGGCAGCAGGTGCCCGTCCAGGAGTCCCCAAGGTACTAGTATGGGTAACAGATGGGGGCTCCAGTGACCCCGTGGGCCCACCCATGCAGGAGCTCAAGGATCTTGGTGTCACCGTCTTCATTATCAACACTGGCCGAGGCAACCTGCTGGAGCTGTCAGCAGCTGCCTCGGCCCCTGCTGAGAAGCACCTGCACTTCGTGGACGTGGATGACCTGCACATCATCACTCCCGAGCTCCGAGGCTCCATTCTTG ATGCCATGCAGCCTCAACAGCTCCACACCTCGGAGATTATGCCCACTGGCTTCCGACTTGCGTGGCCGCCCCTGTTGACCTCGGACTCCGGTTACTACGTGTTGGAGGTGGTGCCCAGCGGGCAACCAGGGGCCGTGAGACGCCAGCAGTTGCCAGGGAATGCCACTGGCTGGACCTGGACCGGCCTCAACCCTGACACAGACTACGACGTGGCGCTGCTGCCCGAGTCTAACGTGCGCCTCCTGAGTCCACAGCACGTGCGAGTTCGCACGTTACCAG AGGAGGTCGGTCCGGAGCGCATCGTCATCTCGCATGCCAGGCCGCGCAGCCTCCGCGTGAGCTGGGCCCCCGCGCTGGGACCGGCTGCTGCGCTTGGCTACCACGTGCAGCTCGGGCCGCTGCAGGGCGGCGCGGTGCAGCGCGTGGAGGTGCCCGCGGACAGCAACAGCACCACTCTCCAGGGCCTGACGCCCGACACCGCCTACCTGGTAACTGTGACCGCCGCCTTTCGCTCGGGCCGCGAGAGGGCGCTGTCAGCCAAGGCTTGCACGCCTGCGGCTGGGCGGAGCCGCGCCTTGAGTAAACCCTTTGCCCGGGCCCCTGGCCAGTGA